A region of Crenobacter cavernae DNA encodes the following proteins:
- a CDS encoding sensor histidine kinase, with protein MSERKRTRSLRLHLALWLLLPLLGLLALDAWLTYKRARDAANTAFDRMLFTSARAIAEGVSAHEGKTDVDIPYFALEMFETNAEGRVFYRVSEENGRPLTGYPDLPLPRFTSKHDFKPVYTDIEYRGETLRMVILRLAVRDLYTMRDSIVWVQVAETPESRRELAKGILLGALRQEALLVLLVLIIVRVALGRGLRPLRRLSERVAAREEDDLTPLEAGELQSELKPLVDALNLYIARIQRMLAARRRFFADAAHQLKTPLAVMQAQAELALREPEIGAVHDGVRQILGTLHQTSHGVQQLLSHSRLEPDSGLVAELKPVDLVALARDAALEWAPVARRNGIDLGFEQEGEVTVEGQPGLLLEMIGNLIDNAIRYAAAGANDKLRHVTVRVEAGPAPRLVVIDNGPGIPAAERGKVFLRFYRVAGTQADGTGLGLPIVREIARLHNADVELDDTPGGGLTVSVVFPAAEDKRSIAGA; from the coding sequence GTGAGCGAGCGCAAACGGACCCGCAGCCTGCGCCTGCATTTAGCGCTATGGCTGCTGCTACCGCTCTTGGGGCTGCTGGCGCTGGACGCCTGGCTCACCTACAAGCGCGCACGGGACGCCGCCAACACCGCGTTCGACCGGATGCTGTTCACGTCGGCGCGCGCGATCGCCGAGGGGGTGTCGGCGCACGAAGGCAAGACCGATGTGGACATCCCCTACTTCGCGCTGGAAATGTTCGAGACTAATGCCGAAGGGCGGGTGTTCTACCGCGTCAGCGAGGAAAACGGCCGCCCGCTCACCGGCTACCCCGACCTGCCGCTGCCGCGCTTTACCTCCAAGCACGACTTCAAGCCGGTGTACACCGACATCGAATACCGAGGCGAAACGCTGCGCATGGTCATACTGCGCCTGGCGGTGCGCGACCTCTACACCATGCGCGACTCTATCGTGTGGGTGCAGGTGGCGGAAACGCCGGAATCGCGGCGCGAACTGGCCAAGGGCATCCTGCTGGGCGCGCTGAGGCAAGAGGCGTTGCTGGTGCTGCTGGTGCTGATCATCGTGCGGGTAGCGCTGGGCCGGGGGCTGCGCCCATTGCGGCGGCTGTCGGAACGGGTAGCGGCGCGCGAGGAGGACGACCTGACGCCGTTGGAAGCCGGCGAGCTGCAATCCGAGCTCAAACCCCTGGTGGACGCGCTCAACCTGTACATCGCGCGCATCCAGCGCATGCTGGCGGCGCGCCGCCGCTTCTTTGCCGACGCCGCGCACCAGCTCAAGACGCCGCTGGCGGTGATGCAGGCGCAGGCGGAGCTGGCGCTGCGCGAGCCGGAAATCGGAGCGGTACACGACGGTGTGCGCCAGATCCTCGGCACGCTGCACCAGACCTCGCACGGCGTGCAGCAATTGCTGTCGCACTCGCGGCTGGAGCCGGACAGCGGCCTTGTGGCGGAACTCAAGCCGGTGGACCTGGTGGCGCTGGCGCGCGACGCCGCGCTCGAATGGGCGCCGGTGGCACGCCGAAACGGCATCGACCTCGGCTTCGAGCAAGAGGGCGAAGTGACCGTGGAAGGTCAGCCCGGCCTGCTGCTGGAGATGATCGGCAACCTGATCGACAACGCGATCCGCTATGCCGCTGCCGGCGCAAACGACAAGTTGCGCCACGTGACGGTACGGGTGGAAGCCGGCCCGGCGCCGCGGCTGGTGGTGATAGACAACGGCCCCGGCATCCCGGCCGCCGAGCGCGGCAAGGTGTTCCTGCGCTTTTACCGGGTGGCCGGCACCCAGGCCGACGGCACCGGGCTGGGCCTGCCCATCGTGCGCGAGATAGCCCGCTTGCATAACGCCGACGTCGAGCTGGACGACACGCCGGGCGGCGGGCTGACGGTGAGCGTGGTGTTTCCGGCGGCGGAAGACAAACGATCGATCGCAGGGGCTTGA
- a CDS encoding response regulator gives MRILLVEDNLPLAESLAKALSQAGFSVDSMHNGMDADHVLRTQDYALVILDLALPKLDGWEVLKRLRARRQQVPVLILTAHGSVEDRVKGLNLGADDYLAKPFDLAELEARVRALIRRSHGRDSAQLECGPLGYDSVGRVFTLRGEALSLTPREHAVLEVLMLMSGKAVSKEALLEKIFGLDEVSSADAIEIYVHRLRKKLADSGVVIVTLRGLGYLLEAK, from the coding sequence ATGCGCATCCTGTTGGTCGAAGACAACCTCCCGCTGGCCGAATCGCTGGCCAAAGCCTTATCCCAAGCCGGTTTCAGCGTGGACAGCATGCACAACGGCATGGATGCCGACCACGTGCTGCGCACCCAGGACTACGCCTTGGTGATCCTGGACCTGGCGCTGCCGAAACTGGACGGCTGGGAAGTGCTGAAGCGGCTGCGCGCGCGCCGCCAGCAGGTGCCGGTGCTGATCCTGACCGCGCACGGCTCGGTGGAAGACCGGGTGAAAGGGTTGAACCTGGGCGCCGACGACTACCTGGCCAAGCCGTTCGACCTGGCCGAACTCGAAGCGCGCGTGCGCGCCTTGATCCGGCGCAGCCACGGCCGCGACAGCGCGCAACTGGAGTGCGGGCCGCTCGGCTACGACAGCGTGGGCCGCGTGTTCACGCTGCGCGGCGAGGCGTTGAGCCTGACCCCGCGCGAACACGCGGTGCTGGAGGTGCTGATGCTGATGAGCGGCAAGGCGGTGAGCAAGGAAGCGCTGCTCGAAAAGATCTTCGGCCTCGACGAAGTGAGCAGCGCCGACGCGATCGAAATCTACGTGCACCGGCTGCGCAAGAAACTGGCCGATTCCGGCGTGGTCATCGTCACGCTGCGCGGCCTGGGTTATCTACTGGAAGCCAAGTGA
- a CDS encoding ABC transporter substrate-binding protein, with product MKQCKMLALTAALCGSAGTVLAAVPAGYPASYQSIIDGAKKEGKFIVYSTTDTALVKPLIKDFEALYPGVKVEYNDMNSTELYKRFIGENAAGSTSADVLWSSAMDLQVKFVNDGFAASYVSPETKNIPGWAQYQKQAYGTTYEPLAIVYNKRLLSPQEVPQTRAELVKLLRSKPGKFAGKVTTYDIEKSGVGFNYLTQDFRVSGPAIWTLVKAMGASGVKLQSSTGAMMERISSGESLIGYNILGSYAFAKAKQDPSIGYVYPKDYTQVVSRLALISKKAKNPNGARLWVDYLLSKRGQTILANQSDLFSIRADVVGETSMAGLTKQLGAAARPIQVGSGLLVYLDQAKRLDFMRSWQQAVKK from the coding sequence ATGAAACAGTGCAAGATGCTTGCCCTGACTGCCGCTCTGTGCGGCTCCGCCGGCACCGTCCTCGCCGCAGTGCCGGCCGGCTACCCGGCCAGCTACCAGTCGATCATCGACGGCGCCAAGAAGGAAGGTAAGTTCATCGTCTACTCGACCACCGACACCGCGCTGGTCAAGCCGCTGATCAAGGACTTCGAAGCGCTCTATCCTGGCGTGAAAGTCGAATACAACGACATGAACAGCACCGAGCTGTACAAGCGCTTCATCGGCGAGAACGCCGCCGGCAGCACCAGCGCCGACGTGCTGTGGAGCTCGGCGATGGACCTGCAGGTGAAGTTCGTCAACGACGGCTTCGCCGCCTCCTACGTGTCGCCGGAAACCAAGAACATTCCGGGCTGGGCCCAGTATCAGAAACAGGCTTACGGCACCACCTACGAGCCGCTGGCCATCGTCTACAACAAGCGCCTGCTTTCCCCGCAGGAAGTGCCGCAGACCCGCGCCGAGCTGGTGAAGCTGCTGCGGAGCAAGCCGGGCAAGTTCGCCGGCAAGGTCACCACCTACGACATCGAAAAATCGGGCGTGGGCTTCAACTACCTGACCCAGGACTTCCGCGTCAGCGGCCCGGCGATCTGGACGCTGGTCAAGGCTATGGGCGCCAGCGGCGTCAAGCTGCAAAGCTCCACCGGCGCGATGATGGAGCGCATCTCGTCGGGCGAGAGCCTGATCGGCTACAACATCCTCGGCTCGTACGCGTTCGCCAAGGCCAAGCAAGACCCGTCCATCGGCTACGTCTATCCGAAGGACTACACGCAGGTGGTGAGTCGTCTGGCGCTGATCTCGAAGAAAGCCAAGAACCCGAACGGCGCGCGGCTGTGGGTGGACTACCTGCTGTCCAAACGCGGCCAGACCATCCTGGCCAACCAGTCCGACCTGTTCTCGATCCGCGCCGACGTGGTGGGCGAAACCTCGATGGCCGGCCTGACCAAGCAGTTGGGCGCCGCCGCCAGGCCGATCCAGGTTGGCTCCGGCCTGTTGGTGTACCTGGACCAAGCCAAGCGCCTCGACTTCATGCGCAGCTGGCAGCAGGCGGTGAAGAAGTAA
- a CDS encoding porin — MRNYKKLTLAVALALPAIAQADVTIYGFLSAGVESAKATGSGGAEYKTTTRVVDNSSRIGFKGNEDLGNGLKTVWQIESSLRNFEQGGTNDSGASATLATRNTFIGLQSSSWGSLLLGNNDSAYKNLTDVGLNVFSGLSADNHGSTQIFSRLEARMKNSVHYTSPVLAGLQAGASYQWDETADAGKNRWDVAALYSNAGLKATVGYDYTGSPISTAAGKARATKGYKVAAGYIIPATDTLIGAGFERVTNEINGMSDTNQNDWLVAVAQPVTGALTLKGSYGQLGKLSGVANPDDYKAKQWVLGASYAFTKRTQAYVYGTKITNNKAQNVNFGLNPIYSSGIGTASAKLDLGNSPQAFGIGLKTVF, encoded by the coding sequence ATGCGGAACTACAAGAAACTGACCCTCGCCGTAGCGCTGGCTCTGCCGGCCATCGCCCAGGCCGATGTCACGATCTACGGCTTTCTGAGCGCCGGTGTGGAGTCGGCCAAGGCGACCGGCAGCGGCGGCGCCGAATACAAAACCACCACCCGTGTGGTGGACAACAGTTCCCGTATCGGCTTCAAGGGGAATGAAGATCTAGGCAACGGTTTGAAAACCGTGTGGCAGATCGAGAGCAGCCTGCGCAACTTCGAGCAGGGCGGCACCAACGATTCCGGCGCCAGCGCCACGCTGGCTACCCGCAACACCTTCATCGGCCTGCAGAGCAGTAGCTGGGGCTCGCTGCTGCTCGGCAACAACGACAGCGCCTACAAGAATCTGACCGATGTGGGCTTGAACGTATTCTCCGGCTTGTCGGCCGATAACCACGGCAGCACGCAAATCTTCAGCCGGCTGGAAGCGCGCATGAAGAACAGCGTTCACTACACCTCGCCGGTGCTAGCCGGCTTGCAGGCCGGCGCCAGCTACCAATGGGACGAAACCGCCGACGCGGGCAAGAACCGTTGGGACGTGGCCGCGCTGTACAGCAACGCCGGCCTGAAAGCCACCGTCGGCTACGACTATACCGGCAGCCCGATCTCCACGGCCGCCGGCAAAGCGCGCGCCACCAAGGGCTATAAAGTGGCCGCCGGCTATATCATTCCCGCCACCGACACGCTGATCGGAGCCGGTTTCGAACGCGTCACCAACGAGATCAATGGGATGAGCGACACCAATCAGAACGACTGGCTGGTGGCGGTGGCGCAACCTGTCACCGGCGCGTTGACGCTGAAGGGCTCCTACGGCCAATTGGGCAAGCTGAGCGGCGTGGCCAATCCGGATGACTACAAGGCCAAGCAGTGGGTGCTGGGCGCCAGCTATGCGTTCACCAAGCGTACCCAGGCGTATGTGTACGGCACCAAAATCACCAACAACAAGGCGCAGAACGTGAATTTTGGCCTCAACCCGATCTACAGCAGCGGGATCGGCACTGCCAGCGCCAAGCTGGACCTGGGCAATAGCCCGCAGGCTTTCGGCATCGGCCTGAAAACCGTGTTTTAA
- a CDS encoding Bug family tripartite tricarboxylate transporter substrate binding protein produces MKLSRLLISCLIALSPLAAQAEGQFKIMAPANPGGGFDTVARTLGEALQASGQTKSVVVENKAGAGGAIGMAQFVNNEKGNPNALLVAGAVTVGALETNKSPVNFGMVTPVARLMGEFNVLVVPASSPYKSLKDLMAAYKANPGAISIGGGSSGSIDHIMAAQMSEKVGVDPDKLNYIPFAGGGEGKAAILGNQIAAYISGYGELADLIKAGKVRALALSADKKQPDIPVPTLKEQGVDVVVYNWRGVFGAPGITPAQRGQLIKMVDAAVKSPSWKAKAEKLEWMAMLQTGDSFKTFLDAERKRTGATVKKLKLGH; encoded by the coding sequence ATGAAACTATCTCGTCTGCTCATCAGCTGCCTGATTGCCCTGTCCCCGCTGGCTGCCCAGGCCGAAGGCCAGTTCAAGATCATGGCTCCGGCCAATCCGGGCGGTGGCTTCGACACCGTGGCGCGCACGCTGGGCGAGGCATTGCAGGCCAGCGGCCAGACCAAGAGTGTGGTGGTAGAGAACAAGGCTGGCGCGGGCGGCGCCATCGGCATGGCGCAGTTCGTCAACAACGAAAAGGGCAACCCCAACGCGCTGCTGGTGGCCGGTGCCGTGACCGTCGGCGCGCTGGAAACCAACAAGTCCCCGGTCAACTTCGGCATGGTCACGCCGGTGGCGCGCCTGATGGGCGAGTTCAATGTGCTCGTGGTGCCTGCCTCTTCTCCCTATAAGAGCCTGAAAGACCTGATGGCCGCCTACAAGGCCAACCCGGGCGCGATCAGCATCGGCGGCGGCTCGTCGGGCAGCATCGATCACATCATGGCCGCGCAGATGTCCGAGAAGGTCGGCGTCGACCCGGACAAGCTCAACTACATCCCGTTTGCCGGCGGCGGCGAGGGCAAGGCCGCCATCCTCGGCAACCAGATCGCCGCCTACATCAGCGGCTACGGCGAACTGGCCGACCTGATCAAGGCCGGCAAGGTGCGTGCGCTGGCGCTGTCGGCCGACAAGAAGCAGCCCGACATCCCGGTGCCGACGCTGAAGGAGCAGGGCGTGGACGTGGTGGTATACAACTGGCGCGGCGTGTTCGGCGCGCCGGGCATCACCCCGGCGCAGCGCGGCCAGCTGATCAAGATGGTGGACGCCGCCGTCAAGTCGCCGTCCTGGAAGGCCAAGGCCGAGAAGCTGGAGTGGATGGCCATGCTGCAGACCGGCGACAGCTTCAAGACCTTCCTCGACGCCGAGCGCAAGCGCACCGGCGCCACCGTCAAGAAACTGAAGCTGGGTCACTGA
- a CDS encoding tripartite tricarboxylate transporter TctB family protein, which produces MIRRVSGEQWLAIGLIVIGLVMAWQIGDISVDAGYAGVGPRFFPSLVVTGLVVAGGALLLQRRHRHGPDTIIEEGANDSDELAAEDAASHDADWRMFAIVSGSLLCHMALIGIIGFTLAGTLLCFGICRGLETRRPWLDLVLSFLLALGLFHLFQTLGLNLPALITGVL; this is translated from the coding sequence ATGATCCGGCGCGTCTCGGGCGAGCAGTGGCTCGCCATCGGCCTCATCGTGATCGGCCTGGTTATGGCCTGGCAGATCGGCGATATCTCCGTCGATGCCGGCTATGCCGGCGTCGGGCCGCGCTTCTTCCCGTCGCTGGTGGTAACCGGTCTGGTCGTCGCCGGGGGCGCGCTGCTGCTGCAGCGTCGCCACCGTCACGGCCCGGACACCATCATCGAGGAAGGCGCCAACGACAGCGACGAACTGGCGGCAGAGGATGCGGCCAGCCACGACGCAGACTGGCGCATGTTCGCCATCGTCAGCGGCAGCCTGCTGTGCCACATGGCATTGATCGGGATCATCGGCTTCACGCTGGCCGGCACGCTGCTGTGCTTCGGCATCTGCCGCGGCCTGGAAACCCGCCGTCCCTGGCTCGACCTGGTGCTGTCCTTCCTGCTGGCCCTCGGCCTGTTCCATCTGTTCCAGACGCTCGGCCTCAACCTGCCGGCGCTGATCACGGGGGTGCTGTAA
- a CDS encoding tripartite tricarboxylate transporter permease: protein MESLNALFSMGFATALTPANLLWALLGCTLGTAIGVLPGVGPAVTVALLLPVTQSVDPTGALIMLAGVYYGAMFGGSTTSILLNTPGEAGSIVSALEGNKMAKIGRAGPALSTAAIGSFFAGSIATVLLTLLAPVIAGFALQLGPVETCALMMLTFAAVSAVLGNSPLRGFISLLLGLAMGLIGIEAQSGQPRFTFGLLPLIDGIDIVVVAMGLFAVGETLYSATYENKVKVGLESMKGKFWMSKDDWKRSWKPWLRGTAIGFPFGTLPAGGTEMPTFLSYSAEKKLADAETKKQFGKGAIEGVAGPEAANNAAVTGTLVPLLTLGIPTSATAAIMLSAFQQYNIVPGPLLFDTNPELVWGLIASLYIGNVMLLVLNLPLVGLWVQFLKVPRPLLYGGIVVLATMGAYALRQSWFDLMLLYIIGVLGFLMRRFDFPVVPLVVGLIVGPMAEKFFRRAMSISQGDLSVFVTHPISLTILLVTVAILVVPPLLKRRQALLQAA from the coding sequence ATGGAATCGTTGAACGCCCTGTTCTCAATGGGTTTTGCCACCGCGCTGACCCCGGCCAACCTGCTGTGGGCGCTGCTGGGCTGCACGCTGGGCACCGCCATCGGCGTGCTGCCGGGGGTCGGCCCGGCGGTCACCGTGGCGCTGCTGTTGCCGGTGACGCAAAGCGTCGACCCCACCGGCGCGCTGATCATGCTGGCCGGCGTGTACTACGGCGCGATGTTCGGCGGCTCGACCACCTCGATCCTGCTCAACACGCCGGGCGAGGCGGGCAGCATCGTGTCGGCGCTGGAAGGCAACAAGATGGCCAAGATCGGCCGCGCCGGCCCGGCGCTGTCTACCGCGGCGATCGGCTCGTTCTTTGCCGGTTCCATCGCCACGGTGCTGTTGACGCTGCTGGCGCCGGTGATCGCCGGTTTTGCGCTACAGCTGGGCCCGGTGGAAACCTGCGCGCTGATGATGCTGACCTTCGCGGCGGTCTCGGCGGTGCTCGGCAACTCGCCGCTCAGGGGCTTCATCAGCCTGCTGCTGGGGCTGGCGATGGGGCTGATCGGCATCGAGGCGCAATCCGGCCAGCCGCGCTTCACCTTCGGCCTGTTGCCGCTGATCGACGGCATCGACATCGTGGTGGTCGCGATGGGCCTGTTCGCCGTCGGCGAGACGCTGTATAGCGCCACCTACGAGAACAAGGTCAAGGTCGGCCTGGAAAGCATGAAGGGCAAGTTCTGGATGTCGAAGGACGACTGGAAGCGCTCGTGGAAACCATGGCTGCGCGGCACCGCGATCGGCTTCCCGTTCGGCACGCTGCCGGCCGGCGGCACCGAGATGCCGACCTTCCTCTCTTATTCCGCCGAGAAGAAGCTGGCCGACGCCGAAACCAAGAAACAGTTCGGCAAGGGCGCGATCGAAGGCGTGGCCGGGCCGGAAGCGGCCAACAACGCCGCCGTCACCGGTACGCTGGTGCCGCTGTTGACGCTCGGTATCCCGACCTCGGCCACCGCGGCGATCATGCTGTCGGCGTTCCAGCAGTACAATATCGTGCCCGGCCCGCTGCTGTTCGATACCAACCCGGAACTGGTGTGGGGGCTGATCGCCAGCCTGTATATCGGCAACGTGATGCTGCTGGTGTTGAACCTGCCGCTGGTCGGCCTGTGGGTGCAGTTCCTCAAGGTGCCGCGTCCGCTGCTGTACGGCGGCATCGTGGTGCTGGCGACGATGGGCGCCTACGCGCTGCGACAGAGCTGGTTCGACCTGATGCTGCTATATATCATCGGCGTGCTGGGCTTTCTGATGCGTCGCTTCGACTTCCCGGTCGTGCCGCTGGTGGTCGGGCTGATCGTCGGCCCGATGGCGGAGAAGTTCTTCCGCCGCGCGATGTCGATCAGCCAGGGCGATCTGTCGGTGTTCGTCACCCATCCGATCTCGCTGACCATCCTGCTCGTCACCGTCGCCATCCTGGTGGTGCCGCCGCTGCTCAAGCGGCGTCAGGCGCTGCTGCAGGCGGCATGA
- a CDS encoding TerC family protein — protein MLEFMYDPAFWLAVAQIIAIDILLGGDNAVVIALACRKLPEAQRRKGIFWGVAGAIGLRVVLIFFALQLLALPLLKVIGALLLLWIGIKLLQPEDDDGHGHIEGSTHLWGAIKTIIVADAVMSLDNVIAVAGAAKGDLGLVVFGIVISIPIIVWGSQFVLKLMDRFPAVITLGAALLGWIAGDMVVGDVVVKPYLADAPGWLHYVSAAAGALFVVLAGKLLARRARPAPLHEVELADDTRRGGKN, from the coding sequence ATGCTCGAATTTATGTACGACCCAGCCTTCTGGCTGGCGGTGGCGCAGATCATCGCCATCGACATCCTGCTCGGTGGCGACAACGCCGTGGTGATCGCGCTGGCCTGCCGCAAGCTGCCGGAAGCGCAGCGCCGCAAGGGCATTTTCTGGGGCGTGGCCGGCGCGATCGGCCTGCGCGTGGTGCTGATCTTCTTCGCGCTGCAGCTGTTGGCGCTGCCGTTGCTGAAGGTGATCGGCGCGCTGCTCTTGCTGTGGATCGGCATCAAGCTGCTGCAGCCCGAGGACGACGACGGCCACGGCCACATCGAGGGCAGCACCCACCTGTGGGGCGCGATCAAGACCATCATCGTCGCCGACGCGGTGATGAGCCTGGACAATGTCATCGCGGTGGCCGGCGCCGCCAAGGGCGATCTGGGCTTGGTGGTGTTCGGCATCGTCATCAGCATCCCGATCATCGTCTGGGGCAGCCAGTTCGTGCTCAAGCTGATGGACCGCTTCCCGGCGGTGATCACGCTGGGGGCCGCGCTCTTGGGCTGGATCGCCGGCGACATGGTGGTCGGCGATGTGGTGGTCAAGCCGTATCTCGCCGACGCGCCGGGCTGGCTGCACTACGTCTCGGCCGCGGCCGGTGCGCTGTTCGTCGTGCTGGCGGGCAAGCTGCTGGCGCGGCGCGCCCGGCCGGCGCCGCTGCACGAGGTGGAGCTGGCGGACGACACGCGCCGCGGCGGCAAGAACTAA
- a CDS encoding universal stress protein — MRVLIAVDGSAHALRAVEHVLQLRAKLGDLDVHLLNVQIPVESGHVRLFVGHDQLEDYYREEGLAALRDAQAALQQLGQPCTTHIAVGHIAETIARYAGEMGFDQIVVGSHGRSGVGHLLLGSVAADVIKRSAVPVTVVR, encoded by the coding sequence ATGCGAGTACTGATCGCGGTGGACGGCTCGGCTCATGCGCTGCGCGCCGTCGAGCACGTGCTGCAACTGCGTGCCAAGCTGGGCGATCTCGACGTCCACCTGCTCAACGTGCAGATTCCGGTCGAATCCGGCCATGTGCGGCTGTTCGTCGGTCACGACCAGCTGGAGGACTACTACCGCGAGGAGGGGCTGGCCGCCCTGCGCGACGCGCAGGCGGCGCTGCAGCAGCTCGGCCAACCGTGCACCACGCACATCGCGGTCGGCCATATCGCCGAGACCATCGCCCGCTACGCCGGCGAGATGGGTTTCGACCAGATCGTCGTCGGGTCGCACGGCCGCTCCGGAGTCGGCCACCTGCTGCTGGGGTCGGTGGCGGCCGACGTGATCAAACGGTCCGCCGTGCCGGTAACGGTGGTCAGGTAA
- a CDS encoding methyl-accepting chemotaxis protein, protein MKITHRLIMLIGVAIVGSAIVGGLALIQLNRIHGDLKTFNDRTIPSLRKLDNVIIELQAIRTSILNHVLTTDATVIQQLDGVLKQQRRVLDKALGDYERQVSAAQDRALFKHSATTLHSYLDHADKAVALSALYRKDEAYAELSRLKLLGDQAVAALNRQLDYNVRQAKQRADEADSTVRQASLIVGSAVLAILLLTGVLGRLIYRQIRDGLANARDAIGAIEASLDFTRRAEVKGDDEIGQTLAAFNQLIARLQDSLGTLHRGVEEVGQVSAELLGASQQVAQSSGVQSESSAQMAASVEQMTVSIDHVAERAGEASQLSSEAGDKAQSSRQVIGRTVGDIHSIAASVDSAAHDIRQLDAKSQEIASVIGVIRDVADQTNLLALNAAIEAARAGESGRGFAVVADEVRKLAERTAASTQEIGAIIGAIQSVSGSAVSRMQEAVSRVEEGVAGAGSAQQAMGSLSDSANHSVRLVGEITVAIREQSDATATISRQVEKVARMAEENSSAATRAAALAEQLEEVSRRMQQVVGAYRLRSGSAQP, encoded by the coding sequence TTGAAGATTACCCATCGGCTGATCATGTTGATCGGCGTGGCCATCGTCGGCAGTGCCATCGTCGGCGGATTGGCGCTTATCCAGCTGAACCGAATCCACGGTGACCTCAAAACCTTCAACGACCGCACCATCCCCAGCCTTCGCAAGCTCGACAACGTGATCATCGAACTGCAGGCGATACGCACCAGTATCCTCAACCATGTCCTCACTACCGATGCGACCGTCATCCAGCAACTGGACGGGGTGCTCAAGCAACAACGCCGGGTTCTGGACAAGGCGCTCGGTGACTACGAGCGGCAGGTTTCCGCTGCGCAGGACCGTGCACTGTTCAAGCACTCTGCCACGACGCTGCACAGCTATCTGGACCATGCCGATAAGGCGGTGGCGCTGTCGGCGCTGTACCGCAAGGACGAGGCCTACGCCGAGCTTAGCCGGCTCAAGCTGCTCGGCGACCAAGCCGTGGCCGCGCTCAACCGGCAGCTCGACTACAACGTGCGGCAGGCCAAGCAGCGCGCGGATGAGGCCGACAGCACGGTGCGGCAGGCCAGCCTCATCGTCGGTAGCGCGGTGCTGGCCATCCTGCTATTGACCGGCGTGCTGGGCCGGCTGATCTACCGCCAGATCCGCGACGGGCTGGCCAACGCTCGGGACGCCATCGGTGCCATCGAAGCCTCTCTCGACTTCACGCGCCGCGCCGAGGTCAAGGGCGACGACGAGATCGGCCAGACGCTCGCCGCCTTCAACCAGCTGATCGCGCGGCTGCAGGACAGCCTTGGCACGCTGCACCGGGGGGTGGAGGAGGTGGGCCAGGTGTCGGCCGAGCTGCTCGGCGCCTCGCAGCAGGTGGCGCAAAGCTCCGGTGTGCAGAGCGAATCGTCGGCGCAGATGGCCGCCTCGGTCGAGCAGATGACGGTCAGCATCGACCACGTCGCCGAACGCGCCGGGGAGGCCAGCCAGCTTTCCAGCGAAGCCGGCGACAAGGCCCAGAGCAGCAGACAGGTGATCGGCCGGACCGTCGGCGATATCCACTCGATCGCCGCCTCGGTGGACAGCGCCGCCCACGACATCCGCCAGCTCGACGCGAAGAGCCAGGAGATCGCCTCGGTCATCGGCGTGATCCGCGACGTCGCCGACCAGACCAACCTGTTGGCGCTGAACGCCGCCATCGAGGCGGCGCGCGCCGGCGAATCGGGGCGCGGCTTCGCGGTGGTGGCCGACGAGGTGCGCAAGTTGGCCGAGCGCACCGCCGCCTCGACCCAGGAGATCGGCGCCATCATCGGCGCTATCCAGAGCGTGTCTGGAAGCGCGGTGAGCCGCATGCAGGAGGCGGTGAGCCGGGTCGAAGAGGGCGTGGCCGGGGCTGGGTCGGCGCAGCAGGCTATGGGCAGCCTGTCAGATTCGGCCAACCACAGCGTGCGGCTGGTCGGCGAAATCACCGTGGCGATCCGCGAGCAGAGCGACGCGACCGCCACCATCTCGCGGCAGGTGGAGAAGGTGGCGCGCATGGCCGAGGAGAACAGCAGCGCCGCGACCCGGGCCGCCGCGCTGGCCGAGCAGCTGGAGGAGGTCTCGCGCCGCATGCAGCAGGTGGTCGGCGCCTACCGGCTACGATCGGGCAGCGCTCAGCCTTGA
- a CDS encoding sodium:calcium antiporter — protein sequence MSALLLSLMIVPIATELPEKINSILWIRKHKDTLAFGNITGAMVFQGTLLPAIGIALTPWAPQKEVLAGIAITLIATAWLRFWAGHIKVWHLFVSGALYLSYLVIGLS from the coding sequence ATCTCTGCGCTGTTGTTGTCGCTGATGATCGTGCCGATCGCGACCGAGCTGCCGGAGAAGATCAACTCCATCCTGTGGATCCGCAAACACAAGGACACGCTCGCCTTCGGCAACATCACCGGCGCGATGGTGTTCCAGGGCACGCTGTTGCCGGCGATCGGCATCGCGCTGACGCCTTGGGCGCCGCAGAAGGAAGTGCTCGCCGGCATCGCCATCACGCTGATCGCCACCGCGTGGCTGCGCTTCTGGGCCGGCCACATCAAGGTCTGGCATTTGTTCGTCAGCGGCGCGCTGTATCTGAGCTATCTGGTCATCGGCCTGTCCTGA